GCGCAAGTTCGGTGGCCGCGATCATTCCACGGTCATTCACGCCGTGCGTCTGATCGAGGACCTGCGCCAGCGCGATGCCGATATGGATGGCGACGTCAGGAGCCTGCTGCGCCAGCTGGAAAGCTGATCGGAAACTTTCTGGAAAGGCGGGGGAAAACACCGCCACCCTTCGGATCGCTCCACACGAAACAAACCGCTTGTCGACAGGGCCTTCAACAGCCCTGTCGACAGGCTATTCACAAGCCGTGCACAGCCTGCCAACAGGCTAAACCATGAGTTACGCACCGCTCCCCGCCGATCAGGTCGACCTGCCCGAAAGCTGGGTTGCGGCCGTGTTGCGCGGCCTGCGTTTTCGCTGTCCGCGTTGCAATGTCGCGCCCTTGTTCGGCAAATGGCTGAAACCGGTCGAGAATTGCGCGCATTGCGGGCAGGACTGGTCGGTCCAGCAGGCCGATGATTTCCCTGCCTATCTCGGCATCTTCATCGTCGGCCACCTGCTCGCACCCGTCGTAATCCTGATGATCGGGACGCTCGGCCTGTCGGCCTGGCTTACCTTTGCCATAATCCTCCCCGTCGCGGTTGTTATGCTGATTGCAATGCTCCAGCCCACCAAAGGCGCGGTAATCGCATTCCTCTGGTGGCGCGGCGTCGGGGCCTTCAAGCAGGAACGCCGGACCCCGCCGCCGCCCGGAGACGCCGGGTGAGCCTTTCCCCTGCTCGTCTCGATCGTTTCGCGCGGCATATCGTGCTGCCCGAGATCGGCGGTGCGGGCCAGGTCGCGTTGGCGCACGCCCACGTCGCGGTGATCGGGCTTGGCGGGATCGGATCGCCCGCGCTGCAATATCTCGCCGGCGCAGGCATCGGTCATTTCACCCTGGTGGACGACGACACGGTCGATGCGAGCAACCTCCAACGCCAGACGATCTTCACCACCCGCGATATCGGGCACGGCAAGGCGACGAGTGCGCGGCGCTGGCTCGCAAATTTCGACGAGGCGCTGAAGGTCGAGATCAGCGATGCGCGGATCACGGCGGACAATGCGGGAGGCCTCATCGAAAAGGCCGACCTGGTGCTTGACGGGACCGACAATTTCGCCACCCGCCTTGCGGTGTCCGATGCCTGTGTCGCCGAGCGCATTCCCCTCTTGTCGGCCGCCGTTGGGCGGTTCCAGGGACAGGTGGGAGCATTTGCCGGACATCTCCCCGGCCAGCCTTGTTACCGTTGTTTCGTCGGAGACGCGTTCGACGCCGAGGATTGCGACACCTGCGCCGAAGACGGGATGCTGGGTGCGATGGCAGGGTGGGTCGGCACCTTCGCGGCCATGCAGGCGACGCGCGTTCTGTTGCAGGGGGTGAGCAGTTTCGGGGAACCGGACTATGGCCGACTGCATATTCTGGATGGAATGAAGCCGGGCATGCGAACCCTTACGATTGCAAAAGACCCGGCCTGCAAGGGATGCGCAAGCCCATGAGCGACACTGACAAGGATTCGAATGAACTCGCCGAGGAACGGACCGATCTTGCCGAAGACCGGACCGACTGGGCCGAAGACCGCACGATCATGGCGAACGAGCGCACCTTCGCCGGGTGGATGCGGACCGGCCTCGCCAATGTCGGGATCGGGCTTGGTTTCAACGCGCTGTTCGGAAAGCTCGAACCGGCCTGGGTGCCCAAGGGAATCGCGACGATCTTCATCGTGATCGGCATTTTCATTTTCTGGGCCGCGCAACGCGCAGGCTGCGAGGTTCAATCGCGCATGGAGGCGCACAAGGCGGCGCCGGTGAAGACCTCGAACCTCAAGCTGATCGCAGGCGCGATGGCGCTTGCAAGCGCGCTGCTGGCGATCGGCATGTGGACGATCGATCTGCCTGACTAGGTCCTCGCGATCGTGTAACCGGGTTCGATGAGCTACGCCGCGCCTCGAGGGCCGAAGTTATTCTTCGGCTTGATCGCTGGGACCGTCCTAGGGTTTTTTGCCTGGGTGATAGGCGCAGAACTCGCGAAGCAATTCTACCGTACCTACCAATTCCATCAGATCGAAAGATGCGAAAGTGAGTTTGGCCTGCGCCAATCGGACAAGCGCGCCAATTTCGGGTTCGATGCAGGCGGCTGGACCGTCGTCGGTGACGAACCGAGAAAGCTTGAGTTCGTCGAATGCGTTCGTGATCGACTAAGCGTGAGTGAATGCCCCGCGAGCAACTCGCCGTACCCTGCGATCGAGGTCGCTTGGAGCTCAATCCTGTATTCGCCTAACGTTTATGTGAGCTATTATCCGGCTGAGGCCGTCCAGTCGGATAAATCGACGGACTAGTGCTGCAAGACCTCGTCCACCCATTGCGGCACCAGCGTCCCCGCCGGACCATGGCGCGATTCGGCGAAGAAGTGGTTGCCCTCGCTCGGTTCGAGATTGAGTTCAACCGTATGCGCGCCGTGCACTCTTGCCTCCTGCACGAAGCCGGCCGCCGGATAGACCGCGCCGCTTGTGCCGATGCTGACGAACAGGTCGGCCTCGGAGAGAGAAGCGTAGATGCGGTTCATTTGATACGGCATTTCGCCAAACCACACGACATCGGGCCGCAAGCTCGGTGCGCGGCACACCGGGCAAGGCGGACGGTCGGACAATGGCGCATCCCAAGGGCTACGCATTTCGCATGAGGTACAAAGCGCGCTTTTGAGCTCGCCGTGCATGTGGAGCACGTGGCGGGAACCGCCTCGCTCATGGAGGTCATCGACATTCTGGGTAACCAGCAGCAATTCCCCCGCAAATTCCGTTTCGAGCCGCGCAAGCGCCTCATGCGCAGGGTTTGGCCCGACCTTCGACAACGCCTCGCGCCGCATGTCGTAGAAATTTAAGACGAGATCGGGATCGCGCGCAAAGCCTTCTGGCGTTGCAACATCCTCCACGCGGTGTTGCTCCCACAACCCTCCAGCGGAGCGGAATGTGTCGATACCGCTTTCCGCCGAAATGCCTGCGCCTGTGAGGATGACGATACGTTCGAACTCTGCCATGATCGAAGTGAAACACGGCAAGGATCGCGTAGCAATGGGGATTGGAATTAATGGCTGAATTCGGCGTGATTGGGCACAAAGGTCGGATGGGCCAGGCAATTGCCGATGCGATCGATGAGGCGGGTCACATTTTCCGCGTCGGCGTCGATATGGGCGGCGATCCCGCGCCGATCATAGGACAGTGCGATGTCGTGGTTGATTTCTCCTCCCCCGCTGCACTTAAGCACAACCTGAAAGCCGCATGCTCCGCGGGCATCCCGATCCTTGTCGGGACGACCGGTCTCGAGGAGGAGCATTTCGTGGCGCTGGCAGATGCGTCTGAAAAGATTCCGGTGCTTCAAACGGGCAACACCTCGCTTGGCGTGAACCTTCTCCAGCATCTCGTCCAAGAAGCCGCAGCGAAGCTGGGGACCGACTGGGATATCGAGATTCTCGAAATGCACCACCGGATGAAGGTCGATGCGCCATCGGGCACCGCGAAATTGCTCGGTGAGGCGGCAGCAGAGGCCCGAGGCGTCAAGCTATCCGATGCGATGGATAGCGGTCGCCACGGGCAAACCGGCGCTCGGCGTGAAGGCGCTATCGGATTCGCCACCCTGCGCGGCGGGACGGTTGCGGGCGAACACAGCGTTATCTTCGCCGGGAATGAGGAGCGGCTCACCCTCTCGCACTCGGCAGAGAACCGGACGATTTTCGCGCGCGGCGCGGTACGCGGAGGGGCATGGCTGATCGGCAAACCGGCGGGACGCTATTCGATGAAAGACGTGCTCGGCCTCTGAGCGGAATCTTATGACCAAAGACCAGATTTTCGAGTTCTTCCGTCGCCTCGCGGAGGACAATCCCGAACCCGAGACCGAACTGGAATACGGCAATGCCTACCAGCTCGTCGTCGCCGTCGCGCTGTCCGCGCAGGCCACCGATGTCGGCGTGAACAAGGCAACGCGCGAGCTGTTCCGCAAGGTCAAGACGCCCCGACAGATGCTCGATCTCGGGATCGAGGGGCTGACCGAGCACATCAAGACGATCGGCCTGTTCAACTCCAAAGCGAAGAACGTGATCGCATTGTCGCAGATGCTGATCGACGAATATGGCGGCGAGGTGCCGGATAGGCGCGAGGATCTCGTGCGGTTGCCCGGGGTCGGGCGCAAGACGGCAAACGTGGTGCTCAATTGCTGGTTCAAACAGGAGACATTCGCGGTCGACACGCACATACTGCGGGTCGGCAATCGCACTGGCCTCGCCAAGGGCAAGACGCCGGAAGCAGTCGAAGCAAAGCTCGAAAAGCGCGTGCCCCAGCCCTTTCGCCTCCACGCGCATCACTGGATGATCCTGCACGGGCGCTATATCTGCAAGGCAAGGACGCCGGAGTGCTGGCGGTGCCCGGTGGTGGATTTATGCAGCTACCGGAAAAAGGTTCTGGAGAAACCAAAAGGGCGTTGACGAGTTCTCTTTAGGTACGGGGCCGTGCAGAACAGGTTCCGAATATCGAAGCAGAGGATTGCCATGAACCGTATCGCTCCAATCCTTGCCGGTCTCGCTGCCATTGCCGCGCTGCCATCCTGCGCTCCCGTCGAGGGAGCCGGACAAGCCGATGCCGCTCTCGCCGGGCCACCGGTGAAGGTGGTGGGAGAGGCACAAACCTGCATCAACCGCAACCAGATCCGCAATTCGCGAGTGCGCAGCGATCAGGTTATCGATTTCGAGATGCGCGGCGGAAAGGTCTACCGCAGTACCCTGCCCAATCGCTGCCCGAGGCTCGGTTTCGAGGAGGCGTTCACCTACAAGACCTCGATCAACCAGCTTTGCAGCACCGACATCATCTACGTTCTCGAAGATATCGGTGGCGAGATACGCCGCGGCGCAGGCTGCGGCCTCGGCAAGTTCGTGCCGGTCGAGTATCTCGACGAAGACGAGGACGAGTAAGCGCTTAGACGTCGTCCGCGCTGATCATCTCGGCGCGGTCGATCTCGTCGGTCAGGCTCGCGACCGTCGTTGCCACCGCGGCATCGCCGCTGACATTGGTAGTGGTGCGCATCATGTCCATGATCCGGTCGATGCCGGCCACCAGCGCGATGGTTGCCAGCGGCACCCCGACCGCGCCGAACACGAGCACCATCATGATAAGCCCTGCGCCCGGAATACCTGCGGCGCCGATGGCGCCGAGAGTGCCGAGGATCGAGATCAAGAAATAGTCGCCCCATGAAAGGTCGACACCGAAGGCTTGCGCGCCGAACAAGGTGGCAAGACCCAGATACATCGCGGTCCCGTTCATGTTGATCGTCGCACCGAGGCTGATCACGAAACTTGCAACCGAGTTCGAGATGCCAAGGTTGCGCTCGGCTGCGCGCAGCGTGACCGGCAGGGTCGCGTTGGAGCTGGCGGTCGAGTAGCTCACCGCCATCGGGTCCACGATGCCCCGGAAGAACGCGATCACCGGCAGGCGCGCGATAAACTTGATCATGGAGGCATAGATCACGCCGATGATCAGGAAACAGCCGACATAGTTGAGCACCACCAGCTGCCCGAGCGCCTGCAGCGCATCGGTCCCGAGCGTGCCCGCAACCCATGCCATCAGGGCGAAAACGCCGAACGGGGTCAGCTCCATCACCAGCATCGTGACTTTCTGCATGATGACCGAGCCGCTCTCGAAAATCTTCAACACCGGCTCGCCCTCTTCCTTTGCCATGAGGATGCCGACACCGATCAGGAGAGAGAAAATGATGAGCGGCAAGACGTTGACGTCGGCCATCACCTGCACCGGGCTCGAGGGGACCATCTCGAGGATCATCTGCTGGATCGTGACACCCTCTTCCTGGCGGCTTTGGGCGCGCTCGAGCGCCGCCTGGTCGATCTGCATCGATGCCCCATCGATCCCTGCGCCCGGCTGGGCGAAGGTACCGATGGCAAGCCCCAGCCACACGGCGATCTGGCCGGTGACTATGAACAGGAGCAATGCGCGCCAGCCGACGCTGCCGAGCTTGCGCAAATCGCCGATCGAGGCCACGCCCGCCACAAGGCTGAAGAAGATGAGCGGCACGACCAGCATCTTGATGAAGGCGATGAAGATATCGCCGATGATCTTGATGCTTTCGGCACCCGGCCCCCAGGCATAACCGACGATGATGCCGAGGATCAGCGCAGCGATCACGCGCTGCCATAGCGGAATGGCGAACCAGGCTTTGAGCACGTCTTAAGTCCCCTCTTCGAGAGCCAGCGCCCCCAGCGCGGCCCGTGTATAGATCCGCGCTAGCGTATCGAGGTCGGCCATGGCCACCGCCTCGTCGCGTTTATGCATCGTCGCGTTGCACAGGCCGAATTCGATCACCGGACAGACGCTGCGCAGGAAGCGCGCATCCGAAGTCCCGCCGCTGGTCGAGGCTTCCGGCGTTACGCCGGTTTCCGCCTCGATAGCTCGGGCGAGCATATTCGAGAAGGCACCCGGTTCGGTCAGGAACGGCTCGCCGCTGATCACGGGGCGCGCCTTGCCCCCGTGCTTTTCAGCAATCTCGGTGACCATGCGCGAAAGCGAAGCGCCCGAATGCCGGTCATTGAAGCGGATCGAGACTCGCGCCTTGGCCGCCGCCGGGATGACATTGTGCGCGCGGTTTGGAATGTCGATCTCGGTGATCTCGAGATTCGAGGGCTGGAACCATTCGGTGCCGTCGTCGAGATGCAGGTTGTTAAGCTCGGACAGCATCGCGACCAGACGGGGGATCGGATTGTCGGCAAGGTGCGGATAGGCCACGTGGCCCTGCGTTCCCTCGACCTCGAGCCAGATATTGACCGAGCCGCGCCGGCCGATCTTCATCATGTCGCCCAGCCGGTTGACGCTGGTGGGCTCGCCGACGAGGCACAGGTCGGGCTTGATCCCCTCTTCGTTCATATAGTCGATCAGCGCGCGGGTGCCGTGGAGGGCCGGGCCTTCCTCGTCGCCGGTGATGATGAAGCTGATCGTGCCCGCATCTTGCGGAACGTGCTTCACCGCCTCGACCATGCAGGCGATCGAACCCTTCATATCGACCGCGCCGCGACCGAAGAGCAGCTCGCCGCGTTCTTCGGGATCGAACGGAGCTGATGTCCACCCCTCGCCCGGAGGCACCACGTCTAGGTGACCTGCGAAGGCGAAGTGTTTCGATCCCGCCGGTCCATGCCGGATCGCGAACAGGTTTTCGACCGGTGCTTCGTCGCTGCCTTCCTCGCCATCGCCGCGGGTCTTGCGGTGCACTGCAAATCCGAGCGGCGCGAGCATCGCCTCCATCTCGTCGAACACCGCGCCGGTGGCGGGCGTGACGCTGGGTGCCGCGATCAAGCGCTTTGCGTAATCGAGCGCCCCGGTCATTGGCGCTCCTGTACGGCAAGCGGACCGGGCGCAAATGCGGTTTCGAGCAGCTCGGCAATGCGGATGCCGGCCTGTTGCACCCGGCGCTTGGCGACCGGTACGCCGCGCACGATGTCTTCCTGCGTGAGCGCGGTTTTCATCGGTAACTCCTCCCCGCAGACGTCTTGAGTATCGAACGCTGTGGGATAGATGAAATCGCGGCTGATCGACCAGCTCTCACGCCCCCAATCCGCAGGCCCGCCGCCGCCCAGATCGGCGCGCTCCGAGGCGGAATAGCGGCGCACGACCGGATCGGCGGGATCGCTGATCGCGCGCTCGGCAAGCGGCCCGTCCCAGATCCAGTGAAGGTTGAGGCTCGGCACGATGCCATAATCGGTCTCGCGATCATTGCCGCCGCGATCATTCTTGTCGCCCGAGTGCAGCGGCATATGAATATCGCCTGCGAAGTGAACCATGAAAGCGAGCGCTTGCAAACGCACATTATCGGGCAGGCTCTCATCGGCGAGAATGCGGTGATTGCGAAGGATCTGCGCGGTCACGCAGTTGCCACCAGGGCAATTCGCTCGTGCATTGTAGGCCTCGCAGATCGGCGTTGTGCGGTAGTGCCAGGCGGCGGTGTAACCCCAGCGCCAGCGGTTGCGGCGCACGCAATCGGGCCAAACGCTCGCGTCCTCGATCGTTGCGAGTTCGCATTGCGGAGTACCGAGCAGTTCTGCTGCGCGCATCAGCCGGCGAATTTCCGCGCGCGTTTCGGGCGAGACATTGGCCTCGGCGATCGAGGCGGTCTTGCGGTGGGCGTAAAAGCCCCATGCCTGGACGGGAACAGGCAGCGCCAGCAGCAGCGCAACCAGCGCTGTAAGGATTACTCCGCGCCCACGTTCTCGTATTGCTCGATAACCCATTGCTCGTCCTCTGCCGCGGCAATCCATTCCTGTGTCCAGGCGTGCTCCCAGATCGCTTCCATATAGCTTTGCGCGAATCCGGGAACGCCTATGCCATAGGTGATGAACCGCGAAACAACCGGTGCGAAGAAGATGTCCGCCGCGCCATAGGTGCCGAACAGAAACGGCCCCGCGCTGCCATGGCGCGCGCGCGCCTCGGCCCAGAGCTGGAGGATCCGTACTATATCGGCGCGGGTCTGGTCGGAGACGTTCTGCAGCTGGATCCGCCGCCGGACGTTCATCGGCAACTCGCTGCGAAGCGAAGCATATGAAGAATGCATTTCCGCCACCATTGCACGGGCCATGCCGCGTGCTGCATCTTCTTTCGGCCAGAACCGGTCGCGACCGACCTTGTCGGCGAGGTATTCGAGGATCGCGAGACTATCCCAGATTACGGCCTCCTCGTCCCACAGGATCGGGACTTTGCCATGGCTCGGCGCCATCTCGCCCATTTCCTGCTTCTGCTGTTCCCAGCCCTCGCCGAGGATCGGGACCATGATCTCTTCGAAATGCAGGCCCGATTGCTTGGTCGCGAGCCAGCCGCGCATCGACCAGCTTGAATAATTCTTGTTACCGATAATGAGCTTCATGTTCTCGCCTGCCCCACCTCGCTGGCTTCACCTGTGCATGGCCTAGTTGTTCAGTCTTTGCGTGTCGAGCCTGAACGGTGAAGTTGACAAAGATGACACCCGGTCAAGCGGCGTTTTCGGTAATTTTCCTTTCATAGACAATACGTTGCTCGCGGGAAGCGAAGTTGACACTTTTCCAACCTTTTCGAAACTCATGGGGGTGCCCATGGAGCCCAGGCTGCGCTGTAAGCTATCGCATCCGCGTGGGGGCGTAGGAAAATCCTTTTGCCGCTAGGCTCGAGCATCTGTAGATCGCATGCGATGAGCCTGCCGCCCTTCCACCTCGCTTTCCCGGTCGGTGACCTTGCTGCTGCAAGGAGCTTCTACGGCGATCTGCTCGGCTGCCGCGAGGGGCGCTCCTCCGCCGAGTGGATCGACTTCGATTTCCACGGCCACCAGATCGTTGCCCACCTCGCCGCCGGCAAGGCGGGCGACCGCGTGAGCAATCATGTCGACGGCCACGGCGTACCGGTCCCGCATTTCGGGCTGGTTCTTTCGATGCAGGATTGGCGGGCGCTCGCCGACAAACTCCGGGCCGCCGGAACCGAATTCGTGATCGAGCCGACGATCCGCTTCAAGGGGAAGCCCGGAGAGCAGGCGACGATGTTCCTGCGCGATCCATCGGGCAACGCGCTGGAGTTCAAGGCTTTCGCGGATGCGGGTCAGCTGTTCGCAAAGTAGGTTTCGCCCAAGGCATCCGCCACAACCGCAGCGCGCAGGGCGGCGATGCCCATGCCCTTTTCGCTGCTGGTGAGGTGGAGCTCGGGATAGGCAGCGGGGTGCTTGCGCGCCTCTTCCGCCACTTTGCCCGCCACACGCTCCAGATCGCTCGCCTTGATCTTGTCGGTCTTGGTGAGGACGATCCGGTACCCCACTGCCGCCTCGTCGAGCATCTTCATCATTTCGCGGTCGACTTCCTTGAGGCCGTGGCGGCTATCGACCAGCACAAGGTTGCGTGCGAGCACCTGGCGACCGCGCAGGTAGTTTTTGACAAGATTTTTCCACCGCTCGACCACTTTCACCGGCGCCTTGGCAAAGCCGTATCCGGGCATGTCGACCAGCCGGAAAAGCGGCTTCCCGCCCGGTTCTCCGCCGACATCGAAAAAGTTGAGCTCCTGGGTGCGGCCCGGCGTGACCGAAGCGCGCGCGATCGCCCTGCGCCCGGTGAGCGCGTTCAACAGTGACGATTTGCCGACATTGCTGCGCCCGCAAAAGGCGATTTCCGGCACGATCGGATCGGGCAGGAACTTGAGCTGCGGCGCGGACAGCAGGAATTCGACGCGCCCGGAAAAGAGCCGCGCCGCGGCATCCTCGCGTCGCTGCTGTTCGCGCTCTTCCGCATCGGAGCCGGTGGGTGTCACACGTTACCCTTTTCCGCCTGTTCGCGCTCTTTCTTCTTTGCCATCTCGGCCTTGTCCTTCAACGCCTGCGCTTTCAGCTGCGGGTGCTTGGAATAGAGATAGCTCTGCTGCGCGAGTGTCAGGAGGTTCGAGGTTACCCAGTAAAGCAGCAGGCCTGCTGCAAAAGGCGCCATCACGAACATCAGGATCCACGGCATGAGATTGAAAATCTGCTGCTGCATCGGGTCCATCGCGCTCGGGTTGAGCTTGAATGTGAGCCACATCGTCACACCCAGCAGCACCGCGAGCACACCGATGCCGAGGAAGCCGGGAACCTCGAACGGCAGCAGGCCGAACAGGTTGAGGATCGTCGCAGGATCGGGCGCAGACAGATCCTTGATATAGAGAAACGGCTCGTGCCGCATCTCGATCGATAGCATCAGTACCTTGTACAAGGCGAAGAAGATCGGGATCTGCAGGATCAGCGGCAGGCACCCGGCCAGCGGGTTCACGCCTTCGTCCTTGTACAGCTTCATGATCTCCTGCTGCTGTTTCTGCTTGTCGTCCTTGTAGCGCTCCTGGATCGCCTTCATCTTCGGCTGGACCGCCTTCATTCCCGCCATGCTGGCAAACTGTTTCTGCGCGATCGGGAACAGCAGGCCGCGCACGATCACCGTCAAGAGAATGATCGCGACACCGAAATTGCCGACCAAATCGTTGAGCTGGCGCAGCAGCCACAGCATCGGCCTTTCGAACCATTCGAACCACCCCCAGCTGATCGCCTTGCCAAACAGCGGGATGCCCGAATCCTCGTAGGCATCGAGGACGGTGCTTTCCTTTGCGCCGGCGAACAGGCGGGAGGTCTGGTTGAGCGCGCCGCCTGCGGGCACGGTCTGCGCATCGTAGATCAGGTCGGAACGGAACAGCGTTTCGCTGAGAGCGCGGAAGCCCGCGCTGTCGATCTCGCCCTCGCCCGGAATCAGCGATGAATGCCAGTATTGGTCGGTGAAGCCGAGCCATGCCGCGCGCCCGGCAGGCGTATCGCGACCGATCTCGGCGAGCTCT
The Erythrobacter sp. THAF29 DNA segment above includes these coding regions:
- a CDS encoding DUF983 domain-containing protein gives rise to the protein MSYAPLPADQVDLPESWVAAVLRGLRFRCPRCNVAPLFGKWLKPVENCAHCGQDWSVQQADDFPAYLGIFIVGHLLAPVVILMIGTLGLSAWLTFAIILPVAVVMLIAMLQPTKGAVIAFLWWRGVGAFKQERRTPPPPGDAG
- a CDS encoding HesA/MoeB/ThiF family protein, whose translation is MSLSPARLDRFARHIVLPEIGGAGQVALAHAHVAVIGLGGIGSPALQYLAGAGIGHFTLVDDDTVDASNLQRQTIFTTRDIGHGKATSARRWLANFDEALKVEISDARITADNAGGLIEKADLVLDGTDNFATRLAVSDACVAERIPLLSAAVGRFQGQVGAFAGHLPGQPCYRCFVGDAFDAEDCDTCAEDGMLGAMAGWVGTFAAMQATRVLLQGVSSFGEPDYGRLHILDGMKPGMRTLTIAKDPACKGCASP
- a CDS encoding NAD-dependent deacylase; translation: MAEFERIVILTGAGISAESGIDTFRSAGGLWEQHRVEDVATPEGFARDPDLVLNFYDMRREALSKVGPNPAHEALARLETEFAGELLLVTQNVDDLHERGGSRHVLHMHGELKSALCTSCEMRSPWDAPLSDRPPCPVCRAPSLRPDVVWFGEMPYQMNRIYASLSEADLFVSIGTSGAVYPAAGFVQEARVHGAHTVELNLEPSEGNHFFAESRHGPAGTLVPQWVDEVLQH
- the dapB gene encoding 4-hydroxy-tetrahydrodipicolinate reductase translates to MAEFGVIGHKGRMGQAIADAIDEAGHIFRVGVDMGGDPAPIIGQCDVVVDFSSPAALKHNLKAACSAGIPILVGTTGLEEEHFVALADASEKIPVLQTGNTSLGVNLLQHLVQEAAAKLGTDWDIEILEMHHRMKVDAPSGTAKLLGEAAAEARGVKLSDAMDSGRHGQTGARREGAIGFATLRGGTVAGEHSVIFAGNEERLTLSHSAENRTIFARGAVRGGAWLIGKPAGRYSMKDVLGL
- the nth gene encoding endonuclease III; amino-acid sequence: MTKDQIFEFFRRLAEDNPEPETELEYGNAYQLVVAVALSAQATDVGVNKATRELFRKVKTPRQMLDLGIEGLTEHIKTIGLFNSKAKNVIALSQMLIDEYGGEVPDRREDLVRLPGVGRKTANVVLNCWFKQETFAVDTHILRVGNRTGLAKGKTPEAVEAKLEKRVPQPFRLHAHHWMILHGRYICKARTPECWRCPVVDLCSYRKKVLEKPKGR
- a CDS encoding dicarboxylate/amino acid:cation symporter; translated protein: MLKAWFAIPLWQRVIAALILGIIVGYAWGPGAESIKIIGDIFIAFIKMLVVPLIFFSLVAGVASIGDLRKLGSVGWRALLLFIVTGQIAVWLGLAIGTFAQPGAGIDGASMQIDQAALERAQSRQEEGVTIQQMILEMVPSSPVQVMADVNVLPLIIFSLLIGVGILMAKEEGEPVLKIFESGSVIMQKVTMLVMELTPFGVFALMAWVAGTLGTDALQALGQLVVLNYVGCFLIIGVIYASMIKFIARLPVIAFFRGIVDPMAVSYSTASSNATLPVTLRAAERNLGISNSVASFVISLGATINMNGTAMYLGLATLFGAQAFGVDLSWGDYFLISILGTLGAIGAAGIPGAGLIMMVLVFGAVGVPLATIALVAGIDRIMDMMRTTTNVSGDAAVATTVASLTDEIDRAEMISADDV
- the dapE gene encoding succinyl-diaminopimelate desuccinylase: MTGALDYAKRLIAAPSVTPATGAVFDEMEAMLAPLGFAVHRKTRGDGEEGSDEAPVENLFAIRHGPAGSKHFAFAGHLDVVPPGEGWTSAPFDPEERGELLFGRGAVDMKGSIACMVEAVKHVPQDAGTISFIITGDEEGPALHGTRALIDYMNEEGIKPDLCLVGEPTSVNRLGDMMKIGRRGSVNIWLEVEGTQGHVAYPHLADNPIPRLVAMLSELNNLHLDDGTEWFQPSNLEITEIDIPNRAHNVIPAAAKARVSIRFNDRHSGASLSRMVTEIAEKHGGKARPVISGEPFLTEPGAFSNMLARAIEAETGVTPEASTSGGTSDARFLRSVCPVIEFGLCNATMHKRDEAVAMADLDTLARIYTRAALGALALEEGT
- a CDS encoding S1/P1 nuclease produces the protein MGYRAIRERGRGVILTALVALLLALPVPVQAWGFYAHRKTASIAEANVSPETRAEIRRLMRAAELLGTPQCELATIEDASVWPDCVRRNRWRWGYTAAWHYRTTPICEAYNARANCPGGNCVTAQILRNHRILADESLPDNVRLQALAFMVHFAGDIHMPLHSGDKNDRGGNDRETDYGIVPSLNLHWIWDGPLAERAISDPADPVVRRYSASERADLGGGGPADWGRESWSISRDFIYPTAFDTQDVCGEELPMKTALTQEDIVRGVPVAKRRVQQAGIRIAELLETAFAPGPLAVQERQ
- a CDS encoding glutathione S-transferase family protein; translation: MKLIIGNKNYSSWSMRGWLATKQSGLHFEEIMVPILGEGWEQQKQEMGEMAPSHGKVPILWDEEAVIWDSLAILEYLADKVGRDRFWPKEDAARGMARAMVAEMHSSYASLRSELPMNVRRRIQLQNVSDQTRADIVRILQLWAEARARHGSAGPFLFGTYGAADIFFAPVVSRFITYGIGVPGFAQSYMEAIWEHAWTQEWIAAAEDEQWVIEQYENVGAE
- a CDS encoding VOC family protein, with translation MSLPPFHLAFPVGDLAAARSFYGDLLGCREGRSSAEWIDFDFHGHQIVAHLAAGKAGDRVSNHVDGHGVPVPHFGLVLSMQDWRALADKLRAAGTEFVIEPTIRFKGKPGEQATMFLRDPSGNALEFKAFADAGQLFAK
- the yihA gene encoding ribosome biogenesis GTP-binding protein YihA/YsxC, producing the protein MTPTGSDAEEREQQRREDAAARLFSGRVEFLLSAPQLKFLPDPIVPEIAFCGRSNVGKSSLLNALTGRRAIARASVTPGRTQELNFFDVGGEPGGKPLFRLVDMPGYGFAKAPVKVVERWKNLVKNYLRGRQVLARNLVLVDSRHGLKEVDREMMKMLDEAAVGYRIVLTKTDKIKASDLERVAGKVAEEARKHPAAYPELHLTSSEKGMGIAALRAAVVADALGETYFANS
- the yidC gene encoding membrane protein insertase YidC, which translates into the protein MDNQRNLLLAVALSGLLILGWDVAMRTFYPEAAVAPTSEQTEPATQSEARADPGTAAGEGEVAGTGGEINETAAMPTGPVKLDEALASPNRVPIDSPRVGGSINLVGARIDDLMLKDYRETVDKDSGPVRLLAPERTDREYFAEFGFIVDGQRMPGNAVWQADGEKLTPSTPVTLTRTDENGITYRIKLSIDENYMITADQTVLNSSENAAIIQPYAFIKRTSETATPDQFIIHSGPIGVFSGTLHDPNSYEELAEIGRDTPAGRAAWLGFTDQYWHSSLIPGEGEIDSAGFRALSETLFRSDLIYDAQTVPAGGALNQTSRLFAGAKESTVLDAYEDSGIPLFGKAISWGWFEWFERPMLWLLRQLNDLVGNFGVAIILLTVIVRGLLFPIAQKQFASMAGMKAVQPKMKAIQERYKDDKQKQQQEIMKLYKDEGVNPLAGCLPLILQIPIFFALYKVLMLSIEMRHEPFLYIKDLSAPDPATILNLFGLLPFEVPGFLGIGVLAVLLGVTMWLTFKLNPSAMDPMQQQIFNLMPWILMFVMAPFAAGLLLYWVTSNLLTLAQQSYLYSKHPQLKAQALKDKAEMAKKKEREQAEKGNV